CATAGAAAAAGTTATATCTCAAAATTGTAAGTCCCAACAATCATGCTCACTGAGTTATTCTGAGAGTTGCATTTCTATTACTGGATTTTAATTTTGGTGTGGGAGCTTCAGAAACAGACGGCAATGGTGATGGTGGAATAACAGTCTGCCACAGTTAAAAGTTCATGCctaaagacaatatttgaagttgagTCAAAGTATGTCATAGTACCAGTCTTGCCAGCCTGCAGGCATGTGAAATGTTGACATACAGCTTGTACTTCAACACAGACATTTAAGCTAGAAGCAACCTCTTATCTTGGCCATTTTAGTAGGACAGTGGGAGAATTAGTGTTCATACAAACTATCCTTTTGTGGGGAGGTGGAGTCCATTCATGTGCTGGATCTTGCCTTCATCATTCCATCTGCACATGCATTGTACATTCCAGTTTTCTTCCCATCTCTCCAGTGAAAGACAGTTATACCCATAAGAAAGACCTCATTGGGAATCCTAGTGGTGGGGCAACTGATGGTTCAACATGGAAGGGTCAACTCTCCCTCTGGATTTGGAGTGGAATCCTCTTCCTGCTTGGGCTATAGGTTGCTTTGACTTGACTTTTGACCTTTACTTCTAATAAATGAGGAGATTCAAAGTGTCCATGTGTgtaagagaaagaggaagagagaacaatcaGATGTTTAGATGCATAGAAATAGATCAAAAGCAACTATTTAGGTGAAACCTTTCACCTTGACAGATATTTCCGCAAAGTAGCAATTAATTTTATGGAACTACCAGTAATACTGATTATCATCTAAATTAAATATTCTGTGTTGCAGAAAACTAGAAAGGTGAACAATAGTAATATAATCGTTTTCATTTCAGCCTACAAGGAAAAGATGAAGGAGCTGTCCATGCTGTCTTTGATCTGCTCCTGTTTTTATCCTGAGCCTCGcaatattaatatatatacatatgatGGTAAGTAACTTTCAGTGAAAATTGTCTTGCTTAGCAAGGGGTTGTTTGGCCATTCCTGGAAAATGGTGCATATCGCTCTCAGAAGTTCAACCTGTTGTCTTGTTGGTGATCTCATGATTGTTTCTGCCCAGTAGATCTCACTTGCCCTACAACTGATCACAATGAATCACCTTGCCATTCAGATAGATACATGCTAGTTAACAACAAATATTAACTGAAATAtttgaatactttttaaaagtatataaatCACAGTCAGGTTATACAACCAGAAATGGCCAAAATAGGCAGTTCATGATCTAAAGAAGAAGATGCCTCACCCCACAGTGTCAGGGTAAATTATCAGTTGGGTCACACCTAGTTATGCTGGCCATGTTGGAAactggattatgggagctgtaacagaaaaaaacaactatCTTTTGGTTGTGATACAAGTCTAGACTAGGCTCAGCAGCTCTCAGAATTAATAGGTCGGCTTTCAAGTGAGTATTTCATTGTGCTACAAAAACTCCAGTACACCAATTTTAGCTTATTGCTTCATTATACTTCTACATCTAGTACAACATAAACTCAGTATCCTACCCTTATTGATCTTCCTTTGTTCTGTATACATCTTTCTCTAAATTTCATGAATTTCATATACAAATGTAGTCCTGAAACACTATAAACAGGATCCAACGAATGACTGTAGGCCTCATAGTAGGCTTGATTTTCCTCAATTCTGTAATAAAAATAtcttcttcatttattaaaaGATGCCACTTAGTTAATTGGAAGTATCATCCCACTATACAACCCAGGAAGTAATGCTTATTGCTTCTTGACTAAGGCTGGCtcgtggttgaaggaggaatgtGCTTCACCTCAAAATTTCAGCCTCACGTGTCTGAGCCACACATCACCCCTTATTTTCATCAACACCAGTTATTGGCCTGATGTCCGACTTAGATACTGTACCTTTACCTTCACAGATATGGAAATTAAACATATCAACAAACGTGCCTCTGGCCAAGCTTTTGAACTGATCTTAAAGCCACCTTCTCCAGTTTCGGAAGCACCACGAACTTTAGCCTCTCCAAAGAAGAAGGATTTGTCCCTTGAGGAGATCCAGAAGAAACTGGAAGctgcagaggagaggagaaaggtaACCAACCTCTTACTTTAGAAGCCAAAACAACAGACGTGTACACAAACAAGATCCACTCGAGTCATATCCTACTAATCAACATTACTAGCACCAAAATTTTAATGTACTACTTACAAGCTCTACACTAACTGTCCTTGCTGAGTGatgataaataaaaatgtgattcTTTATCCATTCTTCCTGAATTTGCAACTTTATGAAAGAGAGCTTCTTCCAACGTGGTTTCATTTCTTAATAATTACATAGCATCAAGTCTGATTCCAACTTATGCCAACACTTCCAAGGGTTTTCTAAGTACCAAGGACAAACCATACAAAACTAACAGTATATATAAGACTCTTATAAAATAGAGAAGAACTCtatttttatacagtggacccatgacttacagaattaatccgtattggaacggtggctgcaggtcaaaaagtctgtaggtcaagtctccattgacctacagtgcattgaaaactgattaatcccgtaacaggcggtttttgttccattttggtttttttctggtctgtaagtcaattctcaggctgcaagtcaaacctaaattttgcgtccagagaagtctgtaactcaaaaagtctgtaagtcaagccatctgtaagtcaagggtccactgtactgtcatCCTTTAGTGTCCTGAGGGGCCTTTGCTAGCATAAATGGCCTTAGTCACCATATGCTACTCAATGAGGCTGTTATCCATTTGATTAATCCGAACTTACCTTAGCTTGATGGCTAGCCAGCCAAATTTGGCCACATAGTAAGTTGTAACCTTAGTTCTGTCTTCTAGCAAGGTCTAGCACAATGTGTCACCTTTTCCAGAAAACAAAATTCCCCTCCTGTCTACTCCTCTGAGCTTTACTTaagctgcttaatgatcttgagaaagggaaaacatctttcccactcttctgtggaggggaagggacaaaaagttttccatttctttttaattattgctgACACAGCATAAAAGCCTTTTCAGAGCACCACTGATATATTAGTAGCAATTGAAAGAAATTGAAAAATTCCCCTCACTTCCCCTCCATAGGGGAGTAGgaagaaagctttccatttctcaagattgttaagggGCTAAGCAAAGTGACAGCTAGCCACTGTATAGAACCAAACCAAAaaagagcaatcctacccacgcCAATAAAACAGTACCCCCTGACAGTGACCTAGAAAAGGTGCAAGTAGGCAACAatcagggacaggctggtttgtgaTGGCACGTATGTCCTGTGGTcaccaggaaaaggagcaaaccaaaacaggatccccaaaacAGGATATTTGGGAGTGGTGTCATCAGTAACAATCTTATTCAGAGATCCATATTTCTCAGCTATCCTCATAACATTTAAAGTTTTCCATGTAGGCATGTCACTCCTGGTGTACAAATGCAAGAAAATCTTTATTGCTGGAATAGAAACCAGCTTTGTGTCTAGTAAATCCCCTGGAAACATTATGTTTCATCTAGTTTCTCCTGTTGCATATCCTTTGCCTCCAGCCACTTGAGACAAAATAGAAAGTCCTTCAAATGATGTACTGAAATGTTTTTGTAATTGATGTGATTTTGAAATCTGGATCCATTGtattgctctttttttcccctatccCGTAAATCTTAGTCCCAGGAGGCCCAGGTGTTGAAACAACTGGCAGAAAAGAGAGAACATGAACGAGAAGTCCTTCAGAAGGCTTTGGAGGAGAACAATAACTTCAGCAAAATGGCAGAGGAAAAACTGATACTGAAAATGGAACAGATCAAAGAAAACCGTGAAGCTAACCTAGCTGCTCTTATTGAACGCCTCCAGGAGAAGGTAAGCATGGCGGGACTGTGGGGTTTGGGGAAAGCAAAGGTGGGCATGTCCAAATAAAAAACAATCTGCCAAAGATACTTCATCAAGCCTGGGGAAATTATTCTCAACCCAGCCAGTGttttcctgcctccctgcacagctgaccactcaacagctgagcagggagactcattaTCCTGTCTCCTTGCCAGAATGGTCGGCTGCtcggggaggcagggaagcaccagccaggctgCTTCCCAGATTGGCTCAACGAGAATGACACCAGCCTTGCGAATGTCATGCAGCAAGCAGAAAGTGGACCTGCCAGTTTGGGGAGAAGGTCCAGTTTTCCcaagcacctgtggtgccgataGTCATATTTATATCCCCAGggttatgaatacaaatatcccatgtctactgTGATTCCGCATACCATCTTTTCACCAATCTCTGGTCATTCTTCTCTATAGATGTAAAGAAGGAAGCATTGGGGACGGTAGAGAAAATGGGTTATGTTTGcctaaataaaaatgtttgttaTATTGCTGCCTATCCTAAATGCATGAAAGCAAACGTGGTTGTCACATCAAAGAAAGGCCACAAGACTGACACCAAACACCTTCTCGGCTTTTTCCCCTCCAGGAGAGGCATGCTGCAGAGGTCCGCAGAAACAAGGAGCTCCAGGTGGAACTGTCTGGCTGAGCCCAGCAGCGGAAAGGGTGGGATGAGGCCCCGTTGCTCTCCCCAACTCCCTTGCCTATATTATTACAGATCATGAGATATTAGTATGGGAAGTGTATgacatggtttaaaaaaaagaaatcaagaactcaataaaaacaaaacaaaaacattacaaCAATGCAGTCTTTGCAGAATGATTTGCttgatgtttaaaaaataaaacttggatCTTATTTTGTAAATACttacatttttgttaaaaaatacaaGTATTGCATTATGCAAGTTATTTCATAATCTTTACATGTCCTGTAACAGGCTTTTGATGTTGTCTACTTCCATTCAGTTGAATTTGTTAGAACTTTGCTATGAAGTTCCCTGCAGCAAAATCTATGCCGAACTATACTCATTCCAACTGAACAACTGAGTCGGTAGAAGGTCTATGGTGCTAGACTCCAGTCATTGCCTAATTACCTAAAAGCTTTGTAATCAATACACTTCCTTAAGGTAATAAGCAAATTTCAGGCTCAACAGCAGTCCTGAAAATATAGCCTTAGAATATTAAACAGTTGCACGACAACTTTGGTTGTATACCAAAAATTGGATTGCATTACACATAGAATATATGACTATGTGAAGTAAACTTCCCTGAGTTCAACAGAACATAATCCCAAGTAAATATGTATAAAGTCGCAAGTTCAAGACAGCAGACCAAATATACTTACAAGGGAATATGTCCTGTTGAATGCAaaaggacttacttctgagtaaacatgtctCTCTTTGCACTGTAAATTGGCTTTCATGGCAAGCATTTTCACCCACCTTCAAAAGAAAAATTGCTTCTCCACATTGAGGAGGCAAATAGAAGCAATTTTGCACTTTAGCTAGCTATTAGATGCAGCTGAGAATTATCAATTATATCGGGGCcaaattgcttttttcttttgttgttaagGATGGATTCCAAAATGAATCCAAGTTGCCAACTTCCAAGTCACTGTTAGAGAAATGCATTAATTGGAGTCAAGGGGCTTGTAGGTATAGATGCTGTGACTGACTTGTTCTATTTATTTTAGGCCATAGTTCTGTCCATGGTTGCTGAAATCAGTGGGGGCCAAGAGGTGGATCTTTGCGGGCAGGATTCCAGCCTTAAGCTACTCTGTTTCATTATAATACAAGATGCTCTGTATGATATTTTTCATCTGGACTTAGTGAGCTGAGTGTGATCCTGCTGACCTCAGCTCTGTGGCATTAGTCTGTCCTGCCTAGGTTGTAAAAAGATAGGTGAAGTAACAAGGGCTGAagcagcaggggggggggggattggtcAGGGAGCTTGTGCCAAGTCCAGTCTTACCAGATCAACACTTCACATTCTTCCCAAAAAGATGTTCTGAAATTGCTGCCTGCATATTCTACATTAGTGCTACTTTTCCTGTATGTCATTGTGAGCAAGCTGTGATTAATAAAGAATTGGGGTTCTGTGAACTGAAAAAGGACTAGTCTGTTGTCTCACTCAACCCCTTCTGTGCTACGTTACAGGTGTCGAGACGTATACTTGGCTTTCAGCCTTCTGTATCCTACAGCCCATCAGGCATTCTCTCAATAAATCATGTTCCCATCATGTTTGAAACAAAAGGCCCACTTTTTCTTGGAACTGCATATATATGCATAATAACTGCACAATTTGCTGCCTCTAATTAGGCATTTTGCCTAATTTTGCATACTCTAATTAGTATGTCTTGATTTTGTCCCTGGTTGGTTACGCAACTGAAATGCGCCCCAACACTTCgacaattagctgcaattagacacagcaaattatgcaaactgTACATGTGCACATGGAGTTTGGCCGTTCTCTTATATTTCACACTTAGCGTAAGTTAGGATATGAGATTCATATCACTAATGTTGAGAGTACATGCAGGTGTCCAGAGTTTCTACAAGCATGGTAAATAGTCATAGATGGATAATTTATGGTAGACTTCATAGAAGACACTTTACACCTGCAGGAAGACATGGGAATTGTGAAAAATGAATTCTTACTAATTTGTTCCACCAAAACAATTTCAGCATTCCACTGGTGGTACATGCCTCACTGGTTGAGAATCACTGATTTGCATGACCTAGAGGTTTATGGTGAGGGTGGGGTTGTTTCATTTTCCCCTTGCTAACATTAGGTTTCAATTGTCTTTCATCTGAACAGGACTAATCAATCAGCTTAACTGGttcttccattgatttcaatgaaagACCCAGACATTTTTATGCTGCCTATACCTGTGATCaggctggatggatagctcattgatttaggtatctggctgcagagcaagagattgggggttcagttccccactgggagtagagccaccctgtgtggccttggacaagctgtacagtcccagggcaccccccagaagaagggaataataaatcaaaagtcagaattgatttgacggcacatgattattaaacCTTTGATCTAAATCACATTACACTGTTCAGTTACTCTGTAGGTTTCCTTGCCACAGGACTTCAGACATGTCCAATTTGACAAAATGTTCCTGTTCTATAGAAAATGTAATAGACTGTGCATTTTATAACCTTCCTGTTCCTATCCATGGAAGACCAAagtacatttcatttatttctgttaCTGATTCCGTTTGCAGGAAATGTTCAGGCAATCTACCACTTCCATCCACCTACCCTGACAACAGATCTGCCCATGTTAATGTGGGAAGGAGACAATGTTTCCTTTTTCTGATTAAGTAGGCACACAGGCACAGCCTACTAAATGACACAGAGTTTTCTGCTGTGCATGTCACTgccctttttctcttctccctgcAACATTTTTGTAAATTTGCCTAGAATTCCAACCTTTTCCTCTACACTACCTGTAAAAACACAACACAGCTCAAAAAAACCTAATAgatatcctgtttcccccaaaataagacctaacctgaaagtaagccctagtatgatttttaggatgcttgtaatataagccctaccccaaaataagccccagttaaatgaaaccccaccctccaccattgcgcagcaaccagaagaagatgacatgactgtatttgaataaatgtaaattgttgtacatgaaaaaaaatcccctgaaaataagccctaatgcgcttttggagcaaaaattaatatgagatcctgtcttattttcagggaaacatggtggATGAGTGAATGATgacatttctattttctttttatccAGTCAAATTCCCATTAAGTCAAGTCAATGTTTATCATGGTCATTTGACCTAttcaaatcaaaataataaaacccAAACCATATGGAGAAGCTAGAAAGcctaaggaaggaaaggaaaggaaaaagatgggaaaagaaaaatcaaatttaGTGATTTCAATCCATTTGTAATTGGGCTTAAACAGTCAAACATTGATTAGTGACCACTAATATGAATGCATATTTTCACTAGTATGAAAAGATTGGGCTTTATAGCATTGGCTGCAggggaaagacagagaaaattcATTAAAATCATCTTGGTCAGAAGCTGAAGCCAAGTTATTATGCGTAATTTATGTATGAAGTTGGGAGAGCTGAGCAATCATAATGCTGATATCATCAGTCactaatctttaatttaaagtttcctacCCTACCCTCAAGTTCCAAAGATCCCTTTTGACTTGGGAAAGTCTTTAGGAGACTCAAGACTTTCAGGGGTACAGAGGATTCTTAAATACGTATTTGAAAATGGCCATTGGCAGTCCTAATCCCTAGGGTGAGACTGCCTATagtgattttcagatattaaaatcTCCTCTCATCCTAAGGCTTCCAACATCTTCCCAAGGTTGAAaaggatcccaagggagccttgaAACTTGACTGGGGGGataggaaattttaaattaaacctTAACGTCCATGGGTGATCACTGATGGCCATCAGCCTTTATGACCAtggagttgtgcaacaggattgaAGCCTGTATgtattgaatcatagaataattgagttggaaggggcctataagcccattgagtccaaccccctactcaatgcaggaatccaaatcaatgcagatctgacagatggtggtccagttttctcttgaatacatTCTCTTGAATATAATAGAGGCTTTGATTGGTAAATGTGTCTAATCAGCCctccctcattttttaaaagaaaatagtaaTAAGGGGGGTGTCATTTtataagaaaagaaacaaactatACACACTGATATAACTACTGATGAATGCCAGGAAGGATATGGCACAGCATGTCAATTCTGTATGAATTTCAGA
This sequence is a window from Pogona vitticeps strain Pit_001003342236 chromosome 4, PviZW2.1, whole genome shotgun sequence. Protein-coding genes within it:
- the STMN2 gene encoding stathmin-2, coding for MAKTAMAYKEKMKELSMLSLICSCFYPEPRNINIYTYDDMEIKHINKRASGQAFELILKPPSPVSEAPRTLASPKKKDLSLEEIQKKLEAAEERRKSQEAQVLKQLAEKREHEREVLQKALEENNNFSKMAEEKLILKMEQIKENREANLAALIERLQEKERHAAEVRRNKELQVELSG